The genomic DNA tgatgaacgcgagacattttaacaatataagctCAAGTTTTTAACtctaaactaatatatatatatatatatatatatatatatatatatatatatatatatatatatatatatatatatatatatatatataatgatgcttaatttttaaagtgtctggattgccgagagtcgtgattaatttggatatatatgtgagagtaaatggatacttaggtcggattgtgggttgacccgcccataaacttaaaacggttaaaaataaaataaaaaatgttatagatatggttcgaacttgcaacctaataaaataagtacaactctttaactaactagactaataacactttatattttaaattcaacaccaaatttgatgaacgcggtggttcatcaatagtttttaattagtcataattctcttttgtctctgcgctatagatttcactattattagtgagcaataatggaagaattttgtaatatttatagagataggggacataattcatatgaatatagtaagtctcgtctGGGCTACTTAAtggtagtctttacatttttcctttcactcgtagtatgaggaagaagtggactctagaggtcaaactaaatgagttgaagaatcaaactgtatcaattgttttagataTCGTTCtacaatgtgagagtaaatggatacttgagtcggattgtgggttaacccacccataaacttaaaattgttaaaaataaaattaaaaatgctcacatttttatcgtaatatttttttcacggttttttatattattacccgtgcaaatgcacgggatagatgttagttatatataataattatatattgattttctatttatatagtgtaatttgttaacttttttattattttttattcttaatattatgttcatttttaatgtattataacctttttatattaataactcTAATTATATTGTGACAGTACTTTctacttttaatatttaattttttttattataaatccaACCATATTATAGAAATTAAAAACCATtttcaagtttaaaataattgtgaaaATCATTTTTGAAGTTACATCTTAATACCTTCAATTTTTTTACATAGCGGATCGGTTTGAGCAATTTGaactatacaaatatttttttttgatttttattcaattaaaaattcaaaaatgttaatgaaaaacaattaaattgttgaagaaatgtgataaattaaaaaatttattgagGAAAACATTTTCTAAGTGGATGTTGAATTttgtctaaaatattttttttttattgaaatctaataatattaattaattgataaattatcatagtatatatatatttttttttgtttacctcacattatattaatatatttaatatatattttaaacttttttatactaattaatattttaatttttttacactaattaatattgttatatatttaatatattatcgataaaatgtataatataattattatatttattttaatttgatgggGCACACAATTTGAATATGTATGTTTCTCCCGAACTCTTGAGGCCGACCGTAAGAGCATCTTTTGAAGGATCCTTCCTTACTTTTATGTTTCCCGtgtcattaatttattttacacaaTTACACTATATATTACATGAtacaaatgaaaaatgaatcttgttattaattaattttgtagttagaaaagaaataaagataTGGAAGTATTTGTTCAATATTATACGTCAATTAATAAGgttttatgatatattttattaaagaaacaACTATATGTGTATAAGCAAATTATTTTCAGAAAATAATTGGTTATTTTTCAGTTGGGTTCtggtttttataaaataatgggTTATTTTTCGTTGAATTTCGTTTCTCCTATGAAGTGCGAATTTCCGCGGATTAAGCATATAACCTGCAAATCGGGACAGACCCAGAATTTCGAACTGGGTTGGGCTTGAAAAAATTTAGGGTgtgcttaaaataataacgatttttttttgaaaaaaacaagtatataaaagtaaattttaccattttttaataattaaataaaaaaacaatgaattatattaaattttgtaagaaattaaggataatgtcatatttctaacgtaaaaaaaaaaaaaaaaattcggggTGGGCTTCAGCCCATCCGAGCCCCTATATAAATTCGTCTCTGCCTGCAAAcacatttaatcatttaattatgcATATAATTTGTTGTCTGACAAACCCAAAATCTCAAAGGAAATGAGATATTCAAATTTGTTGTCGGTAGGCTAAAAgcagaaatattatttattaatgtccACCAACATGATGTATGATGTgtgttttttcaatttattgaGTTCTTATTTCAGCCTTTTTATTAGTTTAGTGTGTGTGTGATTTCAGTATTTTGAGTTGTTTtctaactattttaattttatggcatacataataattaaaataaaataaaatatgaccAGCTTAATTAGATACCCAACTTTTAGAGCTCACTGCATtcagtgttttttttttttggcacattttcattttgtcttcttcttaattttcattttttttaatcaattttgaattctcactatcattattattaagaaaaaagcATTTTGGTGTAACAACTCTttcttctaataaaaaaatcaaattttagatTCTGTGAATTCAATTCcatatttaaagaatttttctaaatatgaaATCTAAATAAATCCAGACAATCTATCATTTGatttaaagtatttttgttAAAGTATACACGCATAATCTAGATTGTCTGAATTCACCTTAGATTTCATATTTAGAAATTTTGTACTTTATAttgcagtgaaatgttattatGATAGTCGGTCACCCTGGGCAAATTGACACATATATATTCTTCATAATTCATATGAATTTGGAAGTTGTCATTTACAACCTGTGTTATTCATTATGAATTGGTTTCTTCTTAATCTTATAATAGTAATTCTTATTTCATCATCAGCTTGTCTCAATCCTGTTATAGGCGTTATAGATGACCGATTGCAGCAGGGAGTCGGGGACCTCGTGAAGAACTTGCCTGGCCAGCCTAAGGTTAGTTTCAAACACTATGCTGGCTATGTAAACGTCAACCAGCAAAATGGAAGATCGCTCTTCTACTGGTTCTATGAGGCCTCAACCTTACCAGAAAAGAAACCTTTGGTTCTTTGGCTCAATGGAGGTAATTCCAACATATTATTTAAGTCATGTGAccagttaattaatattgttattacaGGGCCTGGATGCTCTTCTGTGGGATATGGAGCAACACAAGAGATAGGACCCTTTATTGTGGACCCAGATGGACACACTCTTAAATTTAACACTTATGCATGGAATCAAggtatatagttaatttttggataattaattcttccattttttttttatattatttaaactgtTTGCGACATTAATTATTGTAGCTTGTCACGTgttatcattaatatttttcttgcaGAAGCAAACATGTTGTTCTTGGAATCTCCTGTTGGAGTTGGTTTTTCATATTCAAATATCACTGCTGATTATGACAAACTTGGAGATGACTTTACAGGTGAGAATTGAGATTGTTCCATTTTAGACATAATTCAGCCAgctatttataacatttttttagagTGGAATCTTActcaaatataaacaaaattcacTGATCAACGCAGCGAATGATTCATACGCTTTTCTGCAAAATTGGTTTGTCAAATTCCCATCGTATAGAAACCGGATCTTTTACATTGCAGGGGAAAGCTATGCGGGTATGTTTCCATATCAATCAATTAACATTCTTCATTTTATATACTAAACATGGCAATTGGTACAATTAACAGGTAAATATGTTCCTGAGCTGGCCGATTTAATCCTGAACAAGAACAAGAATTCCTCTCTATTCATCAATCTCAAGGGTATCTTGGTATGTTCTTTGCTTTtgactactactactactactatatatattagaataaaaacacacatcttaaacaaaacaaaaactgTCAGCTTGGAAATCCGGAAACATTTGATGCTGAGGACTGGAAGGGACAGATGGATTACGCGTGGAGCCACGCAGTGGTGTCGGATGAGACCCATAACACTATTCAAACCAGTTGCGATTTCTACAGTAACGACACGTGGAGTAATAAGGACTGCAAAGATGCTGTGGATGAAGTTCTTAAACAATACAAAGAAATAGACATCTACAGTCTCTACACACCAACATGCTCTTCCCCTGCCACCATCATGCTCAACACCAACTCTAAAATGGTACCTACATTTGATTAATTTCGAAAAGGTTCATAACAGAAAGTACTAAAATGGATGATTGTTAATTAGCAGCTGCCTAGGATCTTGGGCGGCTACGATCCTTGTCTGGACAATTACGCTACCAAATATTACAACAGACCCGACGTCCAGAGGGCACTCCATGTTAGCAGCCATGGCATCCATGTAAAGAACTGGACCATATgcaagtaatatatataaatatactctTGTTTTGTAAATGAATTATGAATTTTCTCttcttattcaaatattaatgttaTGAGTTGAGTATAGCCATAAAATATTCACCAACTGGCTGGATTCAAAGGAATCTGTTCTCCCCATATACACCAGGCTTATTGGGGCCGGTATGAGAATATGGGTTTACAGGTAATTAACAAActtattgttaattaattaattaattaattaatttgtaacaatattaattcaaaattctcATCAGTGGAGATACAGACGGGAGGGTCCCTGTGTTATCGACAAGATATAGTTTAAACACTTTAAAACTTCCAATTACCAAATCGTGGAGGCCTTGGTATTACCAGAAGCAGGTAAATCCCATTtgaaaaaactttaataaagaatttaaataaGGAACTAcaaagatatatttatttttcagagTTATAATTCTtgacatataaatatatttgtttgtataAGGTGGGCGGTTGGTTCCAAGAATATAAAGGGCTCACTTTCGCTACATTTAGAGGAGCCGGACATGCGGTGCCCATTTTCAATCCGGGAGGTTCGCTCGCCTTCTTTTCATCCTTTCTTCGAGGAGAATCTCCTTCTTCTCAGCGATAAGATCATTAATAATGTAATGGGGATTGGCATAATTAATTGAATCttgagcatatatatatatatgcaatgcTATTAATTTCTTCAACATATCAATTTATCCAACTAATTAATCTGTGAGTGTTAAAACCATGAAGATGACCCATTATCTTACAAGGGTATGGAATTAACCTTTCATAAAAGTTGGAATCATTTAAATGATTTGCACCTTTAAATCACGGCCCCTTTTCTAGCTAGCTAAAACCAAATTGATGACTGTGTTCAATAGATTATAAGAAACACCttctattttttactttttaataaacatttttataagatgAGATAGaggaatattaaaaaaatgtattgagCCATAtccatattcaaataaataaatataatttgtttgaatGTAATTTGcaactactttttttttttttactgagTTTAGAAATTGTCAGAAATTGTGACAAAGTGTTTACGTTTAGAAGttttactttaaaattataaatttgtatctaattgtttatttataaaattaaagaaaatttaaaactttaaatgaaatatacattttaatactattaatatttgaaaattaaaaattatgttctaAATGATAACTAAAACTAATGTTCATACAATAATTTtactgaaataaaatattaaataaacaaaccatcactttttctttttgaaaaatgtaTAAGATAGAAATAAAGCATTTAAAACACAAGAttcaaataatcatataaaaaataaaaatgtcaaaataaaataaaatgacactCAGAGAGAACGGTTAGAGCATGACTATCCATGACCCAAAAATGGGTCATGATGCCGGTTGTCGTTGATTGTGTGAGTTTATCATGACCAATTGGTCATTCAATAACCAAAACCATAATCAGTTCATTGCgtcttattttttttgtcaaattttgacAAAAATCGTAAACAAATCCATCCAATAAAATGCTGTCATTTGTCGTCTCTGATTGGTTGCCCAGATTTTATCTCTTATCTTTAAAATCcgattttaacattatttataattttaaaaaataaataaatatactaaaattcataatttttcgagatctataaatagagaccacTCTTGCTATATTTTGGAGcacaaaaaaatcacaattttctCCATTTCTTACTAATTATCCTTCTTTATTTACAATTATCcataattaatactaaattatcATGGATAATTACAACAATaatccaattattatttttaaaaattaaaaaacattattatgtataaaaattaaaaattaaaaattaaaaattattattatattataaattatttattatttttttaatttaaaaataaaaataatattttttaattaatgatcaAGATTTTTTTGGTGATGGATAAACACTATAACCAAAATCTTGGTCATAAAGTTATTTTACTatgattatgaaaaaaaaaattaattattaataggaATACTCTTAAAATCACTCCAAGCAAACGGTTTAGTAGtctattaattatgtttatacaactatataattaatattgtattaactttatatatatccggtcaaacaaaaatattaagtgAAGCTATAGTATAGccaaactttattttttctaataccaaatattaatatttgaaataataaatatttaataatcaaacTAAACCCTATCCGTGCCTAAACTATCAAGatccctaattttttttaggatgATAATTTAAAACACAAGTACATAATTGACTCGTTTGAGTTGGTTTTTTCTGAGTTTGATCAATTGTTGATCGAGGATGGGATGGAATGTATTTGTATTCCACCACAATTTCACTCCGattctgaaaaaataataaacacaattgaatatataaaataatttattttttcgttatattttataataatctaaagtttatttctttatataaaataaatttttaatatattacaatatatattatattaaaaaatttgtttatataattttattatatatatattttgtctagaaaatattgtataaattgTGTAATGTGGAGATTTTTCGAAAGCGAACGGAATTGATAGTAAAAAtctctaaaataaaaatggggCGGGGATGTCAAATATATTTCTCGTCTCTCGAACGTCTCATTTTCATCTCTATAAGTTGTTTAAttcatgttatttaaataacctgaaaagtgaaaaaaataattattagtgataattttgagaagatTATAATGTTTAACTTAAAACCGTACATTGGATTGCCGCGAGTATTGTCTAGGTTATTTTATCTGCTACAATCACCGATCACCGCCGCGACTACCATTATTTACATCAAAGTAGTTTGAATGGAGGTTGCATGTCTGCCAAGGAAGAGATGTGTCTTGCTTGCTTCTGACTCTGTTGTCTCGGATGAAGAGAGTGGTAGAGGTTTGAGTAATCACGAGCATGTGTTGGGGGCTGAGGGAGATAAACGAAAAGCGAGCAATAAGTGGAAATGGagaacaaaatttcaaataacccatccCTGCTTATTGTTCATGGCTTTCATGCCTCAATTCCTCACTGACGCAGTTAAATTCATTTTAGCTCACTAATTCTCGATTACAAAACCTAAATTGGACGTGTAGAATTAAATTAAGTAGAGGAAGGTTTGTTGTGATTTTAGTGCTTGGATTACATCTTTACTGAATAATTTATGGGTTAGTGTTTTTGTTGCAATCTTTTGGTTTCAGGATGGATAGGGCACCATATATTATTgtatcattatattataattgcaTTTTGTACCTTAACCAATACACTTGCTTATTCCACAATTGTACTACTGAGATGTCTGTTCATTAATCTATGTTCCAAGATGCTTAGAGACACTCAGACAGACAGGGGCTTTTCTAATGTTCCATTGCCTAGTTTTGAGTATAAACAGAGACTCCCAAAAGCAAAATTGTACCTTTTCTCCCTAACTATGGTTGACAAAAATACTAAAGGCAATGAATAGTTGCAACATTGTATAAAAGCAAATTCCCCTGACTCTAAACATAGGTATGTGGAAAGTAAAGTGGGAGATTTACTTTAGCTAGTATCCACCTATTTTACCCTCAAAATGATGGAAATGCTAACCTTCTCTTCTACTTCTTCTCTAAaccaaaaatacaataataactAAAAAGCAGAACTGGTTAGTCCCTCCCAAAATCTTTCACATCTTTAGGAGAATATCAAGTAATCCAAGAATCATTTCTCTGTGTTGTGAGgtaaagaaaatacaaaaaagATAGATTTGACCACCTAACATAGATATGGTGAATGTGATGTTCCATTTTTGGCGACCCATCAAGTTGATTCAGGCTGGCCCCCAGCTTTTCTCCCTTACTGATTTACTATGAATGTGCCACACACACTTAAGACAGAGGAAATACAAGCATTAGATTTCCTTAAGACAGAGGAAATACAAGCACAGATATGGCTTTTCTTTAAAGACTGACTCCTTTATTTATTAGGGTTTTCTGATGGAAACACAATgccttttttttattctcttttactAGTCAGATCACATGCAGCGCTATGGGGTTATTGTTGCTTATTACAACTATATATACAGCTTAAAGAGAGATTTGATGTCCAATTACTTGTCTCATTTCTCCTCCCCTCCATCCATCTTTAGTAAATATTCCTAAGTCCTTTTAACATTTACCACTTTATCTTCTACATATCCTCAattataaagattatttatgCTCTACTTTTCTAACTGTTATATTATTTTCCTTTGATTATGAGAATCACCCTCGAGGAGAAAGTTGTACTTTGCAAAGTCCGTgtgctaataaaaaaataagagactcacattttcaaaagaaaataaataaattatgagatATATGTTTTAGTTTGTCTGAATCTACCTCGAGTAGTATATATATACGGACATGTGGGACTTTGAGCTTTTCATCCTCTGACCTCAAGTAAATTGTTCATTATGAATTGgtttcaaattttgatattaataatttgtatttcaTCATCAGCTTGTCTAGAGCCTGTTACAGGCGATGGGGATGGCCAATTGCCCAAAGAGAAACAAGTCAATAGTACTTCCCAGCAGGGAGACGAGGATCTAGTGAAGGACTTACCTGGTCAGCCTAAGGTTGGTTTCAGACACTATGCTGGCTATGTAAACGTCAACCAACGAAATGGAAGATCGCTCTTCTACTGGTTCTATGAGGCCTCAACCTTACCAGAAAAGAAACCTTTGGTTCTTTGGCTCAATGGAGGTAAttccaatatattaattatttaagtcaTGTGACCAGTTAAggaacatatataataatattattattacaggGCCTGGATGCTCTTCTGTGGGATATGGAGCAACACAAGAGATAGGACCCTTTATTGTGGACGCAGATGGACACACTCTTAAATTTAACACTTACGCATGGAATCAAGgtatttagttaatttttggaTAATTAATTCTTCCAATTTTAGTCATATATTAAACTGTTTGCGACATTAATTATTGTAGCTTGTCACatgatatcattatttttaaatatgatttttcttGCAGAAGCAAACATGTTGTTCTTGGAATCTCCTGTTGGTGTCGGTTTTTCATATTCAAACACCACTGCTGATTATAAAAAACTTGGAGATGACTTCACAGGTGAGATGGTCGGATTTTAGACATAATACATCCAACTGATTTATATAACATTCTTTTTAGAGGTAGCGGACACTaactcaataaatattttgttcacCACGACACAGCGAACTACACTTATGTTTTTCTGCACAATTGGTTTCTCAAATTTCCATCGTATAGAAAACGAACCTTTTACATGGCCGGGGAAAGCTATGCTGGTATTTTTCCATATCAACATTAATTCTTCATTTGTCTATTTGTACATATATGGTTGGTTACCTGCAGGTAAATATATTCCCGAGCTGGCTGATTTAATTCTCAACAGGAACACGAATTCCTCCCTTTTCATCGATCTCAGGGGTATCTTGGTACTAAACATATGTTCTTCTCTTTTGatgactaattaatttttagaacaAAAACTTAGATCGATCttactaaagaaaaaaaaactttatctcaGCTTGGAAATCCTGAAACGTCTGAGATAGAGGACTGGAAGGGAAAGATCGATTACGCGTGGAGCCACGCAGTGGTGTCGGATGAGACCCACAAAATTATACAAGACAATTGTGTTTACAAAAGAAACGGCCCTGAGGGTAATAAGCATTGCAATGAAGCTGTTGATGAAGTTTTCAAACAATACGATGAAATAGACATCTACAGTCTCTACACACCAAAATGCCCTTCGCTGGCCAGCACTTACGTGTTCAGCACCAACTCTAAAATGGTAGCTAGCTACATTTGATTAATTTTCGAAATGGTTCATAACAACAAGTACTAAAATGAATGCTTGTTAGCAGATGCCTAGGATCTTGGGCGGTTACGATCCTTGTCTGGACAATTATGCTACCAAATATTACAACAGACCCGACGTCCAGAAGGCACTCCATGTTAGCAGCGATGGCATCCATATGAAGAACTGGACCATATgcaagtaatatatatatatactatgaGTTATGAATTATCTCTTCATGATGgtgtatttattaaaatattattattattatgagttAACTGTAGTGCGGAAATTTTCTGACAAGTGGGGGGATTCAAAGGGATCTGTTCTCCCTATATACAGAAGGCTTATTAAGTCCGGGATAAGAATATGGGTTTACAGGTAGTTAATTaacaaacttattattattattattatgttttgaaatattatttgataacaatattaattataaattcttCTCATCAGCGGAGACGCAGACGGGATGGTCCCTGTGTTATCGACAAGATATAGCTTAAACACTTTAAAACTTCCAATTACCAAATCGTGGAGGCCTTGGTATCACCAGAAGCAGGTAAATCTTTTATCTGCTTATTATtacccatttgaaaacactttataCAGATCTGGATCTAAACAAGAAATTAAACCCTCAATATGCAAACTGTCAAAGTATCTTATCTCAATGTGTATCCAGATTAGATCTCAtctagaaaacaaaattaaaaatttgttgaCGGTTtcacatctatatatatatgttgatcATGACTCTAGGAATTCGAAagtgttttttttcaaatcctcATTCATGGTCCAAAAAATGTGAGAGGTCAATGTGGATTAGGGATTTAGTTAGAGCAAGGAATGAAATTTAGAATTTGAATtcctaatataattaaaacaattatatggTAATATAAACCAATGATTGgagaattggaattaaaatttaaacttgaCGAGTCCCACAAAgtgtaatatattttgtttgtatcaGGTTGTTGGTTGGCTTCAAGAATACAAAGGGATGACTTTCGCGACATTTAGAGGGAGCTGGGCACGCAGTACCCATCTTCAAACCGGCAGAGTCTCTAGCCTTCTTCTCATCCTTTATTCGGGGAGACTTGCCTCCTTTAAAGCGATAGATCAATAAAGTAACTTAGCTACAAATgaattttgttatgttttaatGAATTGCATAATGCATATTGAGATGAATGATGAAGAAGCATATAATAGAAGAAGATCTTATCATATATAGATGATCAAAATATCCATTGTTTCCCATGTAGTAAGTAgtaacaaatctaaataaaatggCTTACTTCCAATGCTATTTCGTCAGCATATCAAACTCTAT from Impatiens glandulifera chromosome 9, dImpGla2.1, whole genome shotgun sequence includes the following:
- the LOC124916367 gene encoding serine carboxypeptidase-like 31, which gives rise to MNWFLLNLIIVILISSSACLNPVIGVIDDRLQQGVGDLVKNLPGQPKVSFKHYAGYVNVNQQNGRSLFYWFYEASTLPEKKPLVLWLNGGPGCSSVGYGATQEIGPFIVDPDGHTLKFNTYAWNQEANMLFLESPVGVGFSYSNITADYDKLGDDFTANDSYAFLQNWFVKFPSYRNRIFYIAGESYAGKYVPELADLILNKNKNSSLFINLKGILLGNPETFDAEDWKGQMDYAWSHAVVSDETHNTIQTSCDFYSNDTWSNKDCKDAVDEVLKQYKEIDIYSLYTPTCSSPATIMLNTNSKMLPRILGGYDPCLDNYATKYYNRPDVQRALHVSSHGIHVKNWTICNHKIFTNWLDSKESVLPIYTRLIGAGMRIWVYSGDTDGRVPVLSTRYSLNTLKLPITKSWRPWYYQKQVGGWFQEYKGLTFATFRGAGHAVPIFNPGGSLAFFSSFLRGESPSSQR